In one Paramormyrops kingsleyae isolate MSU_618 chromosome 18, PKINGS_0.4, whole genome shotgun sequence genomic region, the following are encoded:
- the szrd1 gene encoding SUZ RNA-binding domain-containing isoform X5, with product MQRRGEKLRINQKHSRILDSGSGHCPLKTTAIVIQDGALPAAPQPQIRILKRPSSNGSLHPSAGPPRPLPQVKSLAQREAEYAEARRRILGSASPDESPQDSPNAVSRPVRMNTPQFPEDSRPNNLAVRQAVSPAGTQGLRQRR from the exons ATGCAGAGACGGGGGGAGAAATTGAGGATAAACCAAAAACATAG CAGAATTTTGGACAGCGGTTCTGGCCACTGTCCCCTTAAGACCACAGCCATCGTGATCCAGGACGGCGccctgcctgcagcaccgcagCCCCAGATCCGCATCTTGAAGCGACCTTCCAGCAATGGTTCGCTGCACCCCTCGGCCGGGCCCCCCCGACCTCTCCCTCAAGTGAAGTCCCTGGCGCAGAGGGAGGCAGAGTATGCAGAGGCCCGTCGGCGAATCCTGGGCAGTGCCAGCCCTGATGAGAGCCCTCAGGACAGCCCAAATGCAGTCAG CAGGCCTGTAAGGATGAACACACCCCAGTTCCCAGAAGACTCCCGCCCCAACAATCTGGCTGTCCGCCAAGCTGTCAGCCCCGCGGGCACGCAGGGCCTTCGCCAGCGCAGATAG
- the szrd1 gene encoding SUZ RNA-binding domain-containing isoform X6, whose product MQRRGEKLRINQKHRILDSGSGHCPLKTTAIVIQDGALPAAPQPQIRILKRPSSNGSLHPSAGPPRPLPQVKSLAQREAEYAEARRRILGSASPDESPQDSPNAVSRPVRMNTPQFPEDSRPNNLAVRQAVSPAGTQGLRQRR is encoded by the exons ATGCAGAGACGGGGGGAGAAATTGAGGATAAACCAAAAACATAG AATTTTGGACAGCGGTTCTGGCCACTGTCCCCTTAAGACCACAGCCATCGTGATCCAGGACGGCGccctgcctgcagcaccgcagCCCCAGATCCGCATCTTGAAGCGACCTTCCAGCAATGGTTCGCTGCACCCCTCGGCCGGGCCCCCCCGACCTCTCCCTCAAGTGAAGTCCCTGGCGCAGAGGGAGGCAGAGTATGCAGAGGCCCGTCGGCGAATCCTGGGCAGTGCCAGCCCTGATGAGAGCCCTCAGGACAGCCCAAATGCAGTCAG CAGGCCTGTAAGGATGAACACACCCCAGTTCCCAGAAGACTCCCGCCCCAACAATCTGGCTGTCCGCCAAGCTGTCAGCCCCGCGGGCACGCAGGGCCTTCGCCAGCGCAGATAG
- the szrd1 gene encoding SUZ RNA-binding domain-containing isoform X2 produces MDDEISDSWEDPAEGGEMQRRGEKLRINQKHRILDSGSGHCPLKTTAIVIQDGALPAAPQPQIRILKRPSSNGSLHPSAGPPRPLPQVKSLAQREAEYAEARRRILGSASPDESPQDSPNAVSRPVRMNTPQFPEDSRPNNLAVRQAVSPAGTQGLRQRR; encoded by the exons ATGGATGATGAGATCTCAGATAGCTGGGAAGATCCGGCAGAGGGAGGG GAAATGCAGAGACGGGGGGAGAAATTGAGGATAAACCAAAAACATAG AATTTTGGACAGCGGTTCTGGCCACTGTCCCCTTAAGACCACAGCCATCGTGATCCAGGACGGCGccctgcctgcagcaccgcagCCCCAGATCCGCATCTTGAAGCGACCTTCCAGCAATGGTTCGCTGCACCCCTCGGCCGGGCCCCCCCGACCTCTCCCTCAAGTGAAGTCCCTGGCGCAGAGGGAGGCAGAGTATGCAGAGGCCCGTCGGCGAATCCTGGGCAGTGCCAGCCCTGATGAGAGCCCTCAGGACAGCCCAAATGCAGTCAG CAGGCCTGTAAGGATGAACACACCCCAGTTCCCAGAAGACTCCCGCCCCAACAATCTGGCTGTCCGCCAAGCTGTCAGCCCCGCGGGCACGCAGGGCCTTCGCCAGCGCAGATAG
- the szrd1 gene encoding SUZ RNA-binding domain-containing isoform X3: protein MDDEISDSWEDPAEGGEMQRRGEKLRINQKHSRILDSGSGHCPLKTTAIVIQDGALPAAPQPQIRILKRPSSNGSLHPSAGPPRPLPQVKSLAQREAEYAEARRRILGSASPDESPQDSPNAVRPVRMNTPQFPEDSRPNNLAVRQAVSPAGTQGLRQRR, encoded by the exons ATGGATGATGAGATCTCAGATAGCTGGGAAGATCCGGCAGAGGGAGGG GAAATGCAGAGACGGGGGGAGAAATTGAGGATAAACCAAAAACATAG CAGAATTTTGGACAGCGGTTCTGGCCACTGTCCCCTTAAGACCACAGCCATCGTGATCCAGGACGGCGccctgcctgcagcaccgcagCCCCAGATCCGCATCTTGAAGCGACCTTCCAGCAATGGTTCGCTGCACCCCTCGGCCGGGCCCCCCCGACCTCTCCCTCAAGTGAAGTCCCTGGCGCAGAGGGAGGCAGAGTATGCAGAGGCCCGTCGGCGAATCCTGGGCAGTGCCAGCCCTGATGAGAGCCCTCAGGACAGCCCAAATGCAGTCAG GCCTGTAAGGATGAACACACCCCAGTTCCCAGAAGACTCCCGCCCCAACAATCTGGCTGTCCGCCAAGCTGTCAGCCCCGCGGGCACGCAGGGCCTTCGCCAGCGCAGATAG
- the szrd1 gene encoding SUZ RNA-binding domain-containing isoform X4 — protein sequence MDDEISDSWEDPAEGGEMQRRGEKLRINQKHRILDSGSGHCPLKTTAIVIQDGALPAAPQPQIRILKRPSSNGSLHPSAGPPRPLPQVKSLAQREAEYAEARRRILGSASPDESPQDSPNAVRPVRMNTPQFPEDSRPNNLAVRQAVSPAGTQGLRQRR from the exons ATGGATGATGAGATCTCAGATAGCTGGGAAGATCCGGCAGAGGGAGGG GAAATGCAGAGACGGGGGGAGAAATTGAGGATAAACCAAAAACATAG AATTTTGGACAGCGGTTCTGGCCACTGTCCCCTTAAGACCACAGCCATCGTGATCCAGGACGGCGccctgcctgcagcaccgcagCCCCAGATCCGCATCTTGAAGCGACCTTCCAGCAATGGTTCGCTGCACCCCTCGGCCGGGCCCCCCCGACCTCTCCCTCAAGTGAAGTCCCTGGCGCAGAGGGAGGCAGAGTATGCAGAGGCCCGTCGGCGAATCCTGGGCAGTGCCAGCCCTGATGAGAGCCCTCAGGACAGCCCAAATGCAGTCAG GCCTGTAAGGATGAACACACCCCAGTTCCCAGAAGACTCCCGCCCCAACAATCTGGCTGTCCGCCAAGCTGTCAGCCCCGCGGGCACGCAGGGCCTTCGCCAGCGCAGATAG
- the szrd1 gene encoding SUZ RNA-binding domain-containing isoform X1, producing the protein MDDEISDSWEDPAEGGEMQRRGEKLRINQKHSRILDSGSGHCPLKTTAIVIQDGALPAAPQPQIRILKRPSSNGSLHPSAGPPRPLPQVKSLAQREAEYAEARRRILGSASPDESPQDSPNAVSRPVRMNTPQFPEDSRPNNLAVRQAVSPAGTQGLRQRR; encoded by the exons ATGGATGATGAGATCTCAGATAGCTGGGAAGATCCGGCAGAGGGAGGG GAAATGCAGAGACGGGGGGAGAAATTGAGGATAAACCAAAAACATAG CAGAATTTTGGACAGCGGTTCTGGCCACTGTCCCCTTAAGACCACAGCCATCGTGATCCAGGACGGCGccctgcctgcagcaccgcagCCCCAGATCCGCATCTTGAAGCGACCTTCCAGCAATGGTTCGCTGCACCCCTCGGCCGGGCCCCCCCGACCTCTCCCTCAAGTGAAGTCCCTGGCGCAGAGGGAGGCAGAGTATGCAGAGGCCCGTCGGCGAATCCTGGGCAGTGCCAGCCCTGATGAGAGCCCTCAGGACAGCCCAAATGCAGTCAG CAGGCCTGTAAGGATGAACACACCCCAGTTCCCAGAAGACTCCCGCCCCAACAATCTGGCTGTCCGCCAAGCTGTCAGCCCCGCGGGCACGCAGGGCCTTCGCCAGCGCAGATAG